Proteins from a single region of Seriola aureovittata isolate HTS-2021-v1 ecotype China chromosome 9, ASM2101889v1, whole genome shotgun sequence:
- the LOC130175411 gene encoding piggyBac transposable element-derived protein 3-like, with amino-acid sequence MNREKRWDWDKHSQFILDMIQNGDESEIEGFGGTSSDEDDPVEDPDYTPLNQESSESECESEEEIPQPEGEVSQPREVPQPSTSTKKHPTGQENKFSWRKKPFEAPDCTFKGESVTPPDELPTPLQYFRRFITEEMIESLMEQTNLYSVQTTDTLKNVNTTVKELEILIGMYLRMGLCQLPGNRTYWENNTRCAMVADNMSRNRFQTLLASLHFADNTDSSNRQEGDKCWKIRPWLDMFRKQCLEITPEEYNSIDEQMVSFRGTRSPIRQYVKSKPHPWGFKIWARCTSTGILCDFQVYEGGTGKRTTFGMGGDVVLKLCETLPPGQNYKVFADNLFSSAPLVLELLQRQIFYTGTLRSNRLSGCQLEDDKSLAKRGRGSFDARVEKEGSMAIVKWHDNRSVTLISSHTAVEPQDKAHRWSKQEKAFLDVNRPHIVKEYNTFMGGVDLIDGCIARYKYNMRSRRWYIYLFWHSIMLALVNAWLTYRRDCKLLGQRPLNQRRFQAEVATSLILIQAERGRPSLDSKTPSPPAPPKRVRVGVPDDVRLDQVAHWPVKCAKRGRCKICKTNATTTVCEKCDVRLCFTEERNCFKTYHFA; translated from the exons ATGAACAGGGAAAAGAGATGGGATTGGGATAAGCATAGCCAGTTCATTCTGGACATGATTCAGAATGGAGATGAAAGTGAGATTGAGGGATTTGGTGGTACCAGCTCAGATGAAGACGATCCTGTCGAAGATCCAGATTACACTCCCTTGAATCAGGAGTCAAGTGAGTCTGAATGTGAGTCAGAAGAGGAAATACCTCAACCAGAAGGGGAAGTGTCTCAACCAAGAGAAGTACCTCAACCAAGTACCTCAACCAAGAAACATCCTACTGGCCAAGAAAATAAGTTCTCTTGGAGAAAGAAACCTTTTGAAGCCCCTGACTGCACGTTCAAAGGAGAGAGTGTCACACCTCCAGACGAGCTTCCCACTCCCCTGCAGTACTTCAGGAGGTTCATTACAGAAGAGATGATAGAGTCATTGATGGAGCAAACCAATCTGTACAGTGTCCAAACCACTGACACGCTCAAGAATGTGAACACCACAGTCAAGGAGCTGGAAATCCTAATTGGCATGTACCTGCGCATGGGTCTTTGCCAGCTTCCAGGAAACCGTACCTACTGGGAAAACAACACAAGGTGTGCCATGGTAGCTGATAACATGTCACGCAACCGTTTTCAGACCCTCCTCGCATCTCTCCACTTCGCTGACAATACGGATTCATCAAACAGGCAAGAAGGGGACAAATGCTGGAAGATCCGTCCATGGCTTGATATGTTCCGCAAACAATGTCTTGAGATCACCCCAGAAGAGTACAACTCTATCGATGAGCAAATGGTGTCTTTCAGAGGAACGCGCAGCCCAATAAGGCAGTATGTCAAGAGCAAGCCCCACCCCTGGGGATTCAAGATCTGGGCCCGTTGCACTTCCACAGGAATCCTCTGTGATTTTCAGGTGTATGAAGGTGGCACTGGGAAAAGAACCACATTTGGCATGGGAGGAGACGTGGTGCTCAAGCTGTGTGAAACTCTTCCACCAGGCCAGAACTACAAAGTGTTCGCTGACAACCTGTTCTCTTCAGCACCACTGGTGCTTGAGCTTCTTCAGCGGCAGATCTTCTACACag GAACACTCCGCAGCAATCGCTTGTCTGGATGTCAGCTTGAGGATGACAAGAGTCTTGCCAAGAGAGGCAGAGGATCTTTCGATGCCAGGGTGGAGAAAGAGGGATCCATGGCCATTGTAAAGTGGCATGACAACAGATCGGTCACCTTGATCTCCTCTCACACAGCAGTGGAACCACAGGACAAAGCTCACCGCTGGAGCAAACAAGAGAAAGCATTCCTTGACGTCAACCGGCCACACATCGTCAAAGAGTACAACACCTTCATGGGGGGGGTTGACCTCATCGATGGATGTATTGCCAGgtacaaatacaacatgagGTCACGGAGGTGGTACATCTACCTGTTCTGGCACAGCATCATGCTAGCCCTGGTCAACGCGTGGCTGACCTACCGCCGTGACTGCAAGCTGCTTGGTCAGAGGCCACTAAATCAAAGAAGATTCCAGGCAGAGGTGGCAACTAGCCTCATCCTCATCCAGGCAGAAAGGGGGCGCCCATCACTCGACAGCAAAACCCCATCTCCACCAGCACCTCCCAAGAGAGTCCGTGTCGGAGTTCCTGATGATGTTCGTCTGGACCAGGTTGCACACTGGCCTGTGAAATGTGCCAAGCGTGGCCGCTGCAAAATCTGCAAAACCAATGCAACCACCACCGTCTGCGAGAAATGTGACGTGCGTCTCTGCTTCACTGAAGAGAGAAACTGTTTCAAAACATACCATTTTGCCTAG